In a genomic window of Muntiacus reevesi chromosome 1, mMunRee1.1, whole genome shotgun sequence:
- the N4BP3 gene encoding NEDD4-binding protein 3 → MATAPGPAGIAMGSVGSLLERQDFSPEELRAALAGSRGSRQPDGLLRKGLGQRELLSYLHLPKKDGKTTKRAPRNEPADYASFYYREHPRAGDFSKTSLPERGRFDKCRIRPSVFKPASGTGKGFLSMQSLAAHKGQKLWRSNGSLHTLACHPPLSPGPRASQAQARAQLLHALSLDEGGPEPEPSLSDSSSGGSFGHSPSTGPGPFSSSLGHINHLGGSLDRASRGSKEVGPLALLNCLPEPPPPYEFSCPAAEDMVAVMPDTCEELKRGLGEEDGASPFTQVLEERQRLWLSELKRLYLERLHEVTQKAERSERNLQLQLFMAQQEQRRLRKELLAQRGLGPEPRPPGSLPEADPSARAEEEARWEVCQKTAEISLLKQQLREAQAELAQKLAEIFSLKTQLRGSRAQAQAQDAELARLREAVRSLQEQAPREEAPGSCETDDCKSRGLLGEAGGAEARDGAEQLRAELLQERLRGQEQALRFEQERRTWQEEKERVLRYQREIQGGYMDMYRRNQVLEQELRALREPPEPWSPRLESSKI, encoded by the exons ATGGCCACAGCCCCAGGCCCTGCTGGCATTGCCATGGGCAGCGTGGGCAGCCTGTTGGAACGGCAGGACTTTTCCCCTGAAGAGCTACGGGCGGCACTCGCAGGGTCTCGGGGCTCCCGGCAGCCTGATGGGCTCCTCCGGAAAGGCTTGGGCCAGCGAGAGCTCCTCAGCTACCTGCACCTTCCCAAAAAGGATGGCAAGACCACCAAGCGGGCCCCTCGGAATGAGCCTGCCGACTATGCCAGCTTCTACTACCGGGAGCACCCTCGGGCTGGTGACTTCAGCAAGACCTCGCTGCCTGAACGGGGGCGTTTTGACAAG TGTCGCATTCGCCCATCAGTTTTCAAGCCGGCCTCGGGCACCGGGAAAGGCTTCCTGTCCATGCAGAGCCTGGCGGCCCACAAGGGCCAGAAGCTGTGGCGCAGCAATGGCAGCCTGCACACGCTGGCCTGCCACCCGCCCCTGAGCCCCGGACCCCGGGCCAGCCAGGCCCAGGCCCGAGCCCAGCTGCTGCATGCCCTCAGCCTGGATGAGGGCGGCCCCGAGCCCGAGCCCAGTCTGTCCGATTCCTCCAGCGGGGGCAGCTTTGGCCACAGCCCCAGCACTGGCCCCGGCCCCTTCAGCTCCTCCCTGGGCCACATTAACCATCTTGGGGGCTCCCTGGACCGGGCCTCACGGGGTTCCAAGGAGGTTGGGCCACTGGCTCTGCTGAACTGCCTGCCCGAACCACCACCCCCCTACGAATTCTCCTGCCCCGCCGCCGAGGACATGGTGGCTGTGATGCCGGACACCTGTGAGGAGCTCAAGAGGGGCCTGGGTGAGGAGGATGGCGCCAGTCCCTTCACACAG GTGCTGGAAGAGCGCCAGCGGCTGTGGCTGTCTGAGCTGAAGCGCCTCTACCTGGAGCGACTGCACGAGGTGACCCAGAAGGCCGAGCGTAGTGAGCGCAACCTCCAGCTGCAGCTGTTCATGGCCCAGCAGGAGCAGCGGCGCCTACGCAAGGAGCTGCTAGCACAGCGGGGCCTGGGCCCGGAGCCCCGGccaccaggcagcctcccagaggCCGATCCTAGTGCCCGAGCAGAGGAGGAAGCCCGCTGGGAG GTGTGCCAAAAAACAGCAGAGATCAGCCTCCTGAAGCAGCAGCTGCGGGAAGCCCAGGCGGAACTGGCTCAGAAGCTAGCTGAGATCTTCAGCCTGAAGACACAACTTCGGGGCAGCCGGGcacaggcccaggcccaggatgCAGAGCTGGCCCGGCTTCGGGAGGCTGTGCGGAGCCTGCAGGAGCAGGCCCCTCGGGAGGAGGCCCCGGGCAGCTGTGAGACCGATGACTGCAAGAGCAGGGGGCTGCTGGGGGAGGCGGGAGGCGCTGAGGCCAGAGATGGGGCTGAGCAGCTGAGGGCCGAGCTCCTGCAGGAGCGGCTCCGAGGCCAGGAGCAGGCGCTGCGCTTCGAGCAGGAGCGGCGGAcgtggcaggaggaaaaggagcgGGTGCTGCGCTACCAGCGGGAGATCCAGGGCGGCTACATGGACATGTATCGCCGCAACCAGGTGTTGGAACAGGAGCTGCGGGCGCTGCGGGAGCCCCCGGAGCCCTGGAGCCCTCGGCTTGAGTCCTCCAAGATCTGA